A single region of the Leishmania panamensis strain MHOM/PA/94/PSC-1 chromosome 23 sequence genome encodes:
- a CDS encoding hypothetical protein (TriTrypDB/GeneDB-style sysID: LpmP.23.0590): protein MPRSAEAVEELARRYYLTTALVEEAGRLFDAYAESGSAQPAKCNTKPFITVSGLQRLMAKMGTSLSQQEVVELLRFFGSAAAVPFQEEGELSEALANSQQSPIGKRGSFTAATTAPASSQPSRQRHKKSGAMARKTDTKNAFASSPALSLDHNAGNTASGDAASASSSPSTAPLIIVSPPSAVTTDGMSFSAFLYFLLVYPELAQRASAKATTTSAFGAAALSGLDVNVPELFATIDTDADGVWGVHDLRYAAEACVMEDGGLLQDDPDLCRLVEMHPAELAAALHELDIDEDGVVTVDDVRHALYY, encoded by the coding sequence ATGCCGCGCAGCGCGGAggctgtggaggagctggcgcgaCGCTACTACCTCACCACAGCGCTTGTGGAAGAAGCAGGGCGCCTTTTTGATGCGTACGCCGAAAGCGGAAGTGCTCAGCCAGCGAAGTGCAACACGAAACCCTTCATTACGGTCTcggggctgcagcggctcatGGCGAAGATGGGCACCTCACTCTCGCAGCAGGAAGTGGTGGAGCTACTCCGCTTCtttggcagcgccgcggccgtcCCCTTCCAGGAAGAAGGTGAGTTGTCGGAGGCTCTGGCCAATAGTCAACAGTCACCGATCGGCAAGAGGGGTTCCTTTACAGCGGCGACAACGGCGCCTGCAAGTTCGCAGCCTTCACGCCAACGACACAAGAAAAGCGGCGCAATGGCACGGAAGACTGACACCAAGAATGCCTTTGCATCCTCACCAGCCCTTTCCCTAGACCACAATGCAGGTAATACAGCCAGCGGTGATGCTGCATCTGCGAGCTCATCGCCGTCGACTGCGCCGCTCATCATCGTGTCACCTCCCTCCGCCGTGACCACGGATGGCATGAGCTTTTCCGCCTTTTTGTACTTTCTTTTGGTGTATCCTGAGCTGGCTCAGCGGGCCTCGGCGAAAGCAACCACCACATCAGCgttcggcgctgctgcgctcaGCGGCCTCGATGTCAACGTTCCAGAGCTCTTTGCGACGATCGACACGGACGCGGATGGGGTATGGGGCGTACACGACCTCCGCTACGCTGCCGAGGCGTGCGTGATGGAAGATGGCGGGCTCCTTCAGGACGACCCCGATCTATGCCGCTTGGTAGAGATGCATCCAGCAGagcttgccgctgcccttcacGAGTTGGACATTGATGAAGACGGCGTTGTGACGGTAGACGATGTGCGCCATGCACTGTATTACTGA
- a CDS encoding 5'-3' exonuclease XRNC, putative (TriTrypDB/GeneDB-style sysID: LpmP.23.0600), with amino-acid sequence MGVPLLLTWLRKRFADCFMPADSAVTNYIRESTDNLFIDLNSFLYQAATIITATHRSHRFSSVDEVEDVVLRKLFDLLDDLVSNLVQPKALVYIAVDGVSPLGKMSQQRARRRRGARRQPSAWPSSSFHHHEPAGNINDLWDSNCISVGTRFMAKVTEALHFYAVSRTERINAKRLREERVRTASADASVDSAARDSAGLPYAFPFLNIIVDDVLRPGEGENKIAEFIRRIRADSSYGPNTSHVICSSDTDVTVTSLILHEPRIHVLRYEPPASLGGKPPMKPQPPPQCHHHHRNHHEHVRFSSHPHRGGGPSLHGPRRVDGRGGHAHRGPPRSSPGHCTGAAAQPSHVKDSWLSTFFSIHVFRERLREILHMSPGDDTATAVADAAVSPVDAKEATLTFEHALHDVVFVLLLFGNDFLPTIGGSIQEGTLDALLSLLATDFVPRGRTLVNPATNHIQFASARYLLSRLAELPGKAKRGGSEGPLQVHNGGCGALEWGFTDEKEAKAHAPTFVERQQRREKQHESMCYCYWTMLQWALQYSAGIVEHWGCYYPYGRAPPLSKLATYCGVLSYVALGEIARRRLEVNAAAGRVARRIDGNPDNAAEEEDDDDGMDGLPMPALQTGETNTAMIDAAERGKPTDVMVQLLILIPPNSVALLPTVFRHHYKEIEAAVQAPVEELNLVSIGSWCEEKKRSLSEEERTRFTAYQFFASDANLGTAEAPFPAQDITFSSYWDGPAVEAELAALRVNTKAAASGAVGTLVTASAMSSASAAGLQNKAASFFSLGRRPTPGTSSNGGAAALLAAVNITSAPASPPPVLTTAEIATPSTETPASALTEATSTLQQQTQPVRLRHPAGDYVLWVIRCEALQDALMVKALGAMHGNRFCVGSYAPLVEQDAVLSRSSGPRQEVRLQFRLAVAPMITDTTYAARLLSGYKEPAVVGMREQIVEARKEEADRADPWKQLDKMQTLRRERKRSRDIESENASSECELKRELAHAAPASTDVYAQVLPEVELQEQDQGSVGTVDSTTEADDAEALLQLRMAEARRRLMALKAARQAAQQDK; translated from the coding sequence ATGGGTGTACCGCTGCTCTTGACATGGCTTCGGAAGCGCTTTGCTGACTGCTTCATGCCGGCCGACAGCGCAGTGACCAACTACATTCGCGAAAGCACCGACAACCTTTTTATCGATCTCAACTCCTTCTTGTACCAAGCTGCCACCATTATCACAGCAACCCACCGTTCGCACCGCTTCAGCTCCGTCGATGAGGTGGAGGATGTAGTGCTGCGCAAGCTGTTCGACCTCCTCGACGACCTGGTCTCGAACCTCGTCCAGCCCAAGGCGCTGGTGTACATCGCGGTGGATGGGGTGTCGCCACTGGGCAAAatgtcgcagcagcgtgcgcggcggcgtcgtggGGCGCGCCGGCAGCCGTCCGCCtggccgtcgtcgtctttcCACCATCACGAGCCGGCGGGCAACATCAATGACCTGTGGGATAGCAACTGCATCAGCGTCGGGACGCGCTTCATGGCGAAAGTCACGGAGGCGTTGCACTTTTACGCTGTGAGCAGGACAGAGAGGATCAACGCGAAACGACTTCGCGAAGAGCGGGTCCGCACAGCTAGCGCCGATGCGTCAGTGGACTCCGCCGCCCGCGACTCTGCTGGTTTGCCGTACGCATTCCCCTTCCTCAACATCATCGTCGACGATGTCCTACGCCCCGGCGAGGGCGAGAACAAAATTGCCGAGTTCATCCGCCGCATTCGCGCTGATTCGAGCTACGGCCCCAACACGTCGCATGTCATCTGCAGCTCTGACACAGACGTTACCGTGACAAGCCTAATCCTGCATGAGCCACGTATCCATGTCCTGCGCTACGAGCCGCCGGCTTCTCTGGGAGGTAAGCCGCCCATGAagccgcagccaccaccccagtgtcaccaccaccaccgcaaccACCACGAGCacgtgcgcttctcctctcatCCGCATCGCGGCGGTGGTCCTTCGTTGCACGGGCCGCGTCGGGTCGACGGGCGGGGCGGCCATGCCCACCGTGGGCCACCACGTTCCTCTCCGGGTCACtgcaccggtgccgctgcgcagccatCGCATGTGAAAGATAGCTGGCTCTCTACCTTCTTTAGCATTCACGTCTTTCGCGAGCGACTTCGCGAAATCCTTCACATGTCACCCGGCGACGACACTGCTACAGCTGTCGCGGACGCTGCTGTGTCTCCGGTGGACGCCAAGGAAGCCACCCTCACCTTTGAGCACGCGTTGCACGATGTTGTctttgtgctgctgctcttcggTAACGACTTCCTGCCCACCATCGGCGGCAGCATTCAGGAGGGCACATTAGACGCACTTCTCTCACTACTGGCGACTGATTTTGTGCCGCGTGGGCGGACCCTGGTGAACCCGGCAACAAACCACATTCAGTTTGCGTCCGCCCGCTACCTGCTTAGCCGCCTGGCGGAGCTGCCTGGCAAGGCGAAAAGGGGTGGAAGTGAAGGTCCTCTGCAGGTGCACAAcggtggctgtggcgcgcTGGAGTGGGGCTTCACAGacgaaaaagaagcgaaggcGCATGCGCCCACCTTTgtcgagcggcagcagcgacgtgaGAAGCAACACGAGTCCATGTGCTACTGCTACTGGACAATGCTGCAGTGGGCGCTGCAGTACAGCGCCGGAATTGTGGAGCACTGGGGTTGCTACTACCCATACGGCAGGGCACCCCCTTTGTCAAAACTAGCTACGTACTGCGGTGTGCTCTCCTACGTTGCACTTGGAGAGATTGCGCGACGGCGACTAGAAGTgaacgccgctgctggacgcGTTGCGAGGCGCATCGATGGCAACCCCGACAacgccgccgaggaggaggacgacgacgacggcatGGACGGGCTTCCgatgccagcgctgcagacCGGCGAGACTAACACGGCGATGATCGACGCAGCAGAGCGTGGCAAGCCAACGGATGTAATGGTACAGCTGCTGATCCTTATCCCTCCGAAcagtgtggcgctgctgcccactgTCTTCCGGCACCACTACAAGGAGATCGAGGCGGCTGTGCAGGCGCCCGTGGAAGAGCTGAACCTAGTGTCCATTGGCTCCTGGTGCGAGGAGAAAAAGCGCTCTctcagcgaagaagagcggaCGCGCTTCACAGCGTACCAGTTCTTCGCCTCCGACGCTAACCTTGGCACCGCAGAAGCCCCATTTCCCGCGCAAGATATCACCTTCAGCTCCTATTGGGACGGGCCTGCGGTCGAAGCTGagttggcggcgctgcgagTGAATAcgaaggcagcggcgagtgGTGCCGTCGGCACCCTCGTTACTGCCAGCGCTATGTCGTCTGCCTCGGCGGCGGGTCTGCAGAATAAGGCCGCCTCCTTTTTCAGTTTGGGTCGTCGGCCGACTCCCGGCACCTCAAGCaatggcggcgcagccgcactCTTGGCTGCCGTCAACATCACTAGCGCAcctgcctcgccgccgccggtgctaACCACGGCGGAGATCGCGACTCCAAGCACAGAGACACCTGCGAGCGCGCTAACCGAAGCAACCTCGACATTGCAACAGCAAACACAGCCCGTAAGGCTCCGGCACCCAGCAGGCGATTACGTACTCTGGGTAATTCGATGCGAGGCTCTGCAAGATGCACTAATGGTCAAGGCGTTGGGCGCGATGCACGGGAACCGCTTCTGCGTGGGCAGCTACGCGCCGCTTGTGGAGCAGGACGCCGTactcagccgcagcagcgggccaCGGCAggaggtgcggctgcagttTCGTCTTGCTGTGGCCCCAATGATCACGGACACGACATACGCGGCACGCCTGCTCTCGGGGTACAAGGAACCAGCAGTGGTCGGCATGCGGGAACAGATCGTGGAGGCGCGGAAAGAGGAAGCTGACCGGGCCGATCCGTGGAAACAGCTGGACAAGATGCAGACGCTGCGACGAGAACGCAAGCGCTCCCGCGACATCGAGAGCGAGAACGCGTCCAGTGAATGCGAGCTGAAGCGCGAACTTGCGCACGCTGCACCAGCGAGCACCGACGTTTATGCGCAGGTACTGCCGGAGgtagagctgcaggagcaagACCAGGGGTCGGTCGGCACGGTGGACTCGACAACTGAGGCAGACGATGCGGaagcgcttctgcagcttcgcATGGCGgaagcgcggcggcgattAATGGCCTTGAAAGCTGCTCGACAGGCCGCGCAACAGGACAAgtga
- a CDS encoding hypothetical protein (TriTrypDB/GeneDB-style sysID: LpmP.23.0610), which translates to MPLYSIKVCPLKLNAYFCRQGSTYVVVMSRKGLEIATNPSVCNNSTEVIFSDVDGLNDTKAFELSFNSPKDHRALNFSIYDFTNRKNTAKLTGFEIPLAGICSVLAGESMCEKKGISFRVSGHPGRLDVLFCMHPVGTPVPQLRVVQTTESISGAATGAQGANSQRNAAVPPADTGGGDAGAISTGPTRLPDHTLRVLLREGIISGNFDGIEMDSDLANEIAVRTSVLFPSSADLEDQIRTVTREIKKLEYDAQYAAKDKVTTGSAASAALRNEIDYWKKKVKNIDDNSAHEAGIAPNLEESEPRQDVTQSRIADIEAQLIAKHLDMGSLEALQSQRDVTQDVVKLLDQIDYLQTLLTELKSQETVRETPKAKYYDISENGDCWDKLAAKLYDAESMTEQLKQTIIALNRMQYEPYPAGIEAGLMHTVPQELEFVKHNKHTSRNAPPQVGNASSSAAALPAGQPAGGVATGNLLDDLFGAPPPPPAPQAQSSSAAENPAALPLEPFLGTTYEPPKAAQVTPIWAQPAGGAASNMPPVQQSPQPIPAATGTPGSPQSQPEPAAPAGDQPPSQPLAAPIGSALLTSSAPIPNTPPPDAKEALPETSVNQQNPDIASAAVSPVAPSPTSVTPPSLAAPGQTPQLNSLNVSQSSLTTLPAQAQQQQPQPQQAPYGQQYGQQQQQQPQPQQAPYGQQYGQQQQQQPQPQQAPYGQQYGQQQQQQPQPQQAPYGQQYGQQQQQQPQPQQAPYGQQYGQQQQQALQESSVPYFERRPPSLEEIPYTEFYGIPLMARGCPIDIFLDGKTPTRGTELTFINNTDQQIVIGGVELKQEDMFSTDPNSVKTIPTQRWPQYLLVPGGGSRQSCTIALHPSFPRGSFIMALVVAYVFSEGRYTPFMARFTI; encoded by the coding sequence ATGCCTCTGTACAGCATCAAGGTATGCCCCCTGAAGCTCAATGCGTACTTCTGCCGTCAGGGCTCCACGTACGTGGTGGTCATGTCGCGCAAAGGGCTTGAAATCGCCACGAACCCGTCAGTATGCAATAACAGCACCGAGGTCATCTTCTCCGACGTCGATGGCCTCAACGACACCAAGGCATTTGAGCTCTCCTTCAACTCACCAAAAGATCATCGGGCGCTAAACTTCAGCATCTACGACTTCACCAACCGCAAGAACACCGCCAAGCTCACAGGGTTCGAGATCCCACTGGCAGGCATATGTAGCGTACTTGCGGGTGAGTCCATGTGTGAGAAGAAAGGTATCTCGTTCCGCGTTTCCGGTCATCCAGGACGCCTTGACGTGCTCTTCTGCATGCACCCTGTCGGCACACCTGtcccgcagctgcgtgtAGTGCAGACAACCGAGTCCATATCCGGTGCCGCGACGGGGGCGCAGGGCGCCAATTCTCAGCGCAACGCAGCTGTCCCCCCAGCCGACacaggtggcggcgacgccggcgcTATATCGACCGGGCCCACTCGCCTGCCAGACCACACGCTGCGTGTCCTCCTACGTGAGGGAATCATCTCCGGCAACTTTGACGGGATCGAGATGGATAGTGACCTGGCAAACGAAATTGCTGTGCGGACCTCCGTCCTCttccccagcagcgccgatcTGGAAGACCAGATCCGCACGGTAACGCGCGAGATCAAGAAGTTGGAGTACGATGCGCAGTACGCCGCAAAGGACAAGGTCACCACCGGATCTGCCGCgtccgccgcgctgcggaACGAAATTGACTACTGGaagaagaaggtgaagaacaTTGACGACAATTCGGCGCACGAGGCTGGCATCGCGCCGAACCTGGAAGAATCGGAGCCGCGGCAGGACGTCACGCAGAGCCGTATCGCCGACATTGAGGCGCAGCTCATAGCGAAGCATCTGGATATGGGCAGCCTCGAGGCACTGCAGAGTCAACGCGACGTCACGCAGGACGTGGTGAAACTGTTGGACCAGATCGACTACCTGCAGACGCTATTGACGGAGCTGAAGAGCCAGGAGACCGTGCGAGAGACACCGAAGGCGAAGTATTACGACATTTCCGAGAACGGCGACTGTTGGGACAAGCTGGCTGCCAAGCTGTACGACGCCGAGAGCATGACGGAGCAACTCAAGCAGACAATAATCGCTCTGAACCGCATGCAGTACGAACCCTACCCTGCTGGCATAGAGGCTGGGCTCATGCACACTGTGCCACAGGAGCTGGAGTTTGTGAAACACAACAAGCACACGTCAAGAAACGCGCCACCCCAGGTCGGCAACGCATCGtcatcggcggcggctctACCGGCCGGCCAGCCCGCTGGTGGTGTTGCGACGGGCAACTTGCTCGACGACTTGTTtggcgcaccgccaccgccgccggcccCGCAGGCGCAGTCATCTTCCGCGGCCGAAAACCCGGCTGCTTTACCCCTCGAACCCTTCTTAGGCACGACGTACGAGCCTCCAAAGGCAGCGCAAGTCACTCCGATTTGGGCACAaccagctggcggcgctgcatctAACATGCCTCCTGTGCAACAGTCACCGCAGCCGATCCCTGCTGCAACCGGTACCCCAGGAAGTCCACAGTCGCAACCCGAACCAGCGGCCCCCGCGGGTGACCAACCGCCATCACAGCCACTGGCAGCACCGATAGGGAGCGCGCTGCTGACATCGTCCGCGCCGATCCCAAATACGCCCCCCCCGGACGCAAAGGAGGCACTGCCCGAGACCTCTGTGAACCAGCAAAATCCTGACATAGCCAGTGCAGCCGTATCGCCAGTGGCGCCGTCACCGACCAGTGTTACACCGCCTTCCCTGGCAGCGCCTGGGCAAACACCACAGCTGAACTCACTGAATGTTTCTCAGAGCAGCTTGACAACGCTACCAGctcaagcgcagcagcaacagccccaACCGCAACAGGCGCCGTATGGGCAACAGTatggccagcagcagcagcaacagccccaACCGCAACAGGCGCCGTATGGGCAACAGTatggccagcagcagcagcaacagccccaACCGCAACAGGCGCCGTATGGGCAACAGTatggccagcagcagcagcaacagccccaACCGCAACAGGCGCCGTATGGGCAACAGTatggccagcagcagcagcaacagccccaACCGCAACAGGCGCCGTATGGGCAACAGTatggccagcagcagcagcaggctctGCAGGAATCATCAGTGCCGTATTTCGAGCGTCGTCCACCATCCCTGGAAGAGATTCCGTACACCGAGTTCTACGGCATTCCGCTTATGGCCCGCGGCTGCCCTATTGACATCTTCCTTGACGGCAAGACCCCGACACGTGGCACTGAGCTGACCTTCATCAACAACACCGACCAACAAATCGTCATTGGTGGTGTTGAACTGAAGCAGGAGGACATGTTCTCCACCGACCCAAACAGTGTCAAGACGATTCCGACACAACGATGGCCGCAGTACCTCCTGGTGCCGGGTGGCGGAAGCCGGCAGAGCTGCACTATCGCCCTTCATCCGTCGTTCCCACGCGGATCGTTCATCATGGCGCTTGTCGTTGCGTACGTCTTCAGCGAAGGGCGCTACACGCCGTTCATGGCGCGCTTTACCATCTAA